A window of the Rhizobium brockwellii genome harbors these coding sequences:
- a CDS encoding response regulator produces the protein MTSITIGVVDDHPLFREGVTRSLSEISGFVVVGEGASSDDAAMIASDNHPDIMLLDVSMPGGGLSAVSGVLARSPTTKVLMLTVSEEVDTLLGALQRGAMGYVLKGVGSRGLAEAIQTVLRGSRYVSPTMSAKVMENSLHGGTSDKNNLTPREREVMDLVAQGLSNKHIGLRLSLQEKTVKHHMTQILSKLGASNRTEAALQWRERR, from the coding sequence ATGACATCAATCACCATCGGCGTCGTGGACGATCATCCGCTTTTTCGAGAGGGTGTAACGCGTAGCCTCTCCGAGATCAGCGGCTTTGTCGTCGTTGGTGAGGGCGCCAGCAGCGACGACGCGGCGATGATCGCCTCGGACAACCACCCCGACATCATGCTTCTCGACGTCTCGATGCCCGGCGGCGGGCTGTCTGCGGTCAGTGGCGTCCTGGCGCGGAGCCCCACAACGAAAGTGCTGATGTTGACGGTATCCGAGGAGGTGGACACGCTGCTTGGAGCTCTGCAACGGGGCGCGATGGGTTATGTTCTGAAAGGTGTCGGTTCGCGTGGCCTCGCCGAAGCAATCCAGACCGTCCTGCGTGGCTCGCGATATGTCTCGCCGACGATGTCGGCAAAGGTCATGGAGAATTCGCTGCATGGCGGAACCTCCGACAAGAACAATCTGACGCCACGGGAACGCGAGGTGATGGATCTTGTCGCTCAAGGCCTGTCAAACAAGCATATCGGCTTGCGTCTCAGCCTGCAGGAAAAGACTGTGAAGCACCATATGACCCAGATTCTGAGCAAGCTTGGTGCCTCGAACAGGACTGAAGCGGCTCTGCAATGGCGCGAACGGCGCTGA
- a CDS encoding sensor histidine kinase — translation MNWLRRWNARSLASQFFIAGGLISIAAMFVVGLFVSHLIEEAVIHNSGAATALYVDSVIAPLLPDMQTESLLDEASAQALDETLGQGALGKRLVSFKLWRGDGTILYSNEKELVGRKFAISDKLQRAFAGSLVARYEIASDPESDKERALGKPLMEIYNPVLQPWSGQAVAVLEFYETAEGLGDSLAHARLRSWGAVTALTATFFLVLSVLVFRGSRTIEAQRKDLKERVDELSALLTENRGLQRRLQRASQRAAALNETYLRSIGADLHDGPAQHIAYASLRLDSDMLINASTPPDAREKELAWIRSSLAEAMTEIRNICSGLVLPQIEKSSITEIVTRVIDAHQHKTESHVETVIDEDGPDLPPAVKICIYRFIQEALNNAYRHGGGVQQAVRAASRKGHVRVEVSDHGDGFDPTEVRPTSLGLVGLRERVDSLGGSFDIKTGEGGTTVTMIFEPMEVGE, via the coding sequence ATGAATTGGCTTCGTCGCTGGAATGCCCGCTCACTCGCCTCGCAGTTCTTCATCGCGGGTGGGCTCATATCGATCGCCGCCATGTTCGTGGTGGGTTTATTTGTAAGCCACCTGATAGAGGAGGCTGTCATCCACAATTCAGGCGCAGCGACAGCGCTGTATGTAGACAGCGTGATCGCGCCGCTACTTCCCGATATGCAAACAGAGTCATTGCTTGATGAAGCGAGTGCACAAGCCCTGGACGAGACGCTCGGTCAAGGTGCACTCGGCAAGCGCCTTGTTTCGTTCAAATTGTGGCGAGGCGACGGCACCATCCTCTATTCCAACGAGAAGGAGCTGGTGGGCAGGAAGTTTGCGATAAGCGACAAGCTCCAGAGGGCATTCGCAGGATCTCTCGTCGCGCGCTACGAAATCGCCAGCGATCCGGAAAGCGACAAGGAGCGCGCGCTCGGCAAGCCGCTGATGGAGATCTATAACCCCGTGCTCCAGCCGTGGTCCGGACAAGCGGTCGCCGTCCTTGAATTCTACGAGACAGCAGAAGGACTGGGCGATAGTCTGGCCCATGCCAGGCTCCGGAGCTGGGGCGCCGTCACCGCTCTCACGGCGACTTTTTTTCTTGTTCTCTCCGTTCTGGTGTTTCGGGGTAGCCGCACGATCGAGGCGCAACGCAAGGATCTCAAAGAACGGGTCGATGAGCTGTCTGCGCTGCTGACGGAAAACCGCGGGCTCCAGCGCCGGCTGCAGCGCGCCTCCCAGCGGGCGGCAGCGCTGAACGAAACGTATTTGCGCAGCATCGGTGCAGATCTGCATGACGGTCCAGCCCAACACATTGCCTATGCCTCACTGCGCCTGGACAGCGACATGTTGATCAATGCGTCCACCCCGCCCGATGCGCGCGAAAAAGAGCTTGCCTGGATACGCTCGAGCCTTGCCGAGGCGATGACGGAGATCCGCAATATCTGCAGCGGACTGGTGCTTCCGCAGATCGAGAAATCCTCAATTACCGAGATCGTCACGCGGGTCATCGACGCGCATCAGCACAAGACCGAAAGCCATGTCGAAACTGTCATCGATGAGGATGGACCGGACCTTCCTCCCGCCGTGAAGATCTGTATCTACCGCTTCATTCAGGAAGCCTTGAACAACGCCTATCGCCACGGCGGCGGCGTTCAACAGGCTGTCAGGGCTGCCTCGCGCAAGGGTCATGTTCGTGTTGAAGTCAGCGATCACGGCGACGGCTTCGATCCGACCGAGGTGAGACCGACGAGCCTCGGCCTCGTGGGGTTGCGGGAGCGCGTCGACAGTCTGGGAGGATCCTTCGACATCAAGACAGGCGAAGGAGGAACCACCGTGACCATGATCTTCGAGCCAATGGAAGTGGGAGAGTAG
- a CDS encoding DUF1236 domain-containing protein, protein MISKLIVGAATAATLMSGVAFAQSSTVNGAAGGAVTGAIVGGPVGAAVGGVAGAVVGTVIDPPPQKVVTYVREVPAPSARVVVKEKVVVGQPLPETVVVTPIPDDPTYAYAMVNDERVIVEPSSRKVIQVIK, encoded by the coding sequence ATGATCTCCAAGCTTATCGTCGGTGCGGCAACTGCCGCGACTCTCATGTCGGGCGTTGCATTCGCCCAGTCCTCGACCGTCAACGGTGCCGCCGGTGGCGCAGTCACTGGGGCGATCGTCGGCGGCCCCGTTGGCGCTGCTGTCGGCGGCGTTGCCGGCGCAGTCGTTGGAACCGTGATCGATCCGCCGCCGCAGAAGGTCGTCACCTATGTCCGCGAGGTTCCGGCACCATCGGCGCGCGTGGTCGTGAAGGAGAAGGTTGTCGTCGGTCAACCCCTGCCGGAGACGGTTGTCGTAACGCCTATTCCGGATGACCCGACTTATGCTTACGCGATGGTCAATGATGAACGTGTCATCGTCGAACCGTCATCCCGCAAGGTGATCCAGGTTATCAAGTGA
- a CDS encoding BA14K family protein — protein sequence MKAIASVAFGIVSSVAACVAAASVASYVVADSEHHAFKELAARDLWTTTPVKVDPRLQPYERIAPLYSSYVTAASASMASAARPDSARPPAELQTPQPRISAAHLAWCGEHYRSFNPATNSYRSYSGETRECSSPFQPTVAEADEGVGTNVNAQAAARCAARYKSYRPEDNTYQPWEGPRRSCDMPDLVATSN from the coding sequence ATGAAAGCCATCGCATCCGTTGCCTTTGGCATCGTAAGCTCGGTCGCGGCCTGCGTCGCTGCCGCATCCGTCGCATCCTATGTCGTGGCGGATTCCGAACATCACGCCTTCAAGGAGCTCGCAGCGCGCGATCTATGGACGACGACGCCGGTGAAAGTCGATCCTCGGCTGCAGCCCTATGAACGAATTGCGCCTCTCTATTCCAGCTATGTGACCGCGGCGTCGGCCAGCATGGCGTCAGCGGCGAGGCCGGATTCGGCTCGCCCGCCAGCCGAACTTCAGACACCGCAGCCCAGAATTTCGGCCGCGCATCTCGCCTGGTGTGGGGAACATTATCGCTCTTTCAATCCCGCGACCAACAGCTATCGATCCTATAGCGGTGAGACCCGCGAATGCTCTTCGCCGTTCCAGCCGACTGTGGCCGAGGCCGATGAAGGCGTCGGCACGAACGTGAATGCACAAGCGGCAGCCCGGTGCGCGGCTCGCTACAAGTCGTATCGACCGGAAGACAATACGTATCAACCATGGGAAGGACCGCGGCGCAGCTGCGACATGCCGGATCTCGTTGCGACGAGCAATTGA
- a CDS encoding LysR family transcriptional regulator translates to MPRESVNDLMAFLAVAREKSFTRAAAKLGVSQSALSHVVRQLETRLGIRLLTRTTRAVSLTDAGERLFQGVGPHFDEIEAQLETITEFREKPAGNIRITASDHAIRWIIWPKLQRFLPNNPDIKVELIRENGLSDIVTERFDGGVRMGEQVAKDMISTRIGPDFPFAVVGAPSYFEGKGVPEHPQDLVRHNCINQRLPTYGGFWAWEFEDNGKEIRIRVEGQLAFNNSYQSVEAALDGLGLAYVPEDVALLHIAEGRLRRVLEAFSPQWDGYHLYYPSRRQSSPAFVALVDALRHRA, encoded by the coding sequence ATGCCGCGCGAGAGCGTCAATGACCTGATGGCTTTTCTGGCGGTCGCCCGAGAGAAGAGCTTTACGCGGGCGGCTGCAAAGCTGGGCGTGTCTCAATCGGCGCTCAGCCACGTTGTCCGCCAGCTTGAGACGCGGCTCGGAATCCGGCTTCTGACCCGTACCACGCGGGCCGTTTCGCTCACCGACGCTGGAGAACGGTTGTTCCAAGGCGTGGGGCCCCATTTCGACGAGATCGAGGCGCAACTCGAGACCATCACCGAGTTCAGGGAAAAGCCAGCCGGGAACATCCGCATCACGGCATCAGACCACGCAATAAGGTGGATCATCTGGCCGAAGCTCCAGCGCTTCCTACCGAACAACCCTGACATCAAGGTGGAGCTGATCCGCGAAAACGGGCTGTCCGACATCGTGACGGAGCGCTTCGACGGCGGCGTCCGGATGGGGGAGCAGGTGGCCAAAGACATGATCTCGACGCGCATTGGACCTGATTTCCCGTTTGCCGTCGTCGGCGCACCCTCATATTTCGAGGGCAAGGGGGTTCCGGAGCATCCGCAGGACCTCGTCCGCCACAACTGCATCAACCAGCGCCTGCCCACATATGGCGGCTTCTGGGCATGGGAGTTCGAAGATAACGGGAAAGAGATCAGGATCCGGGTCGAGGGACAGCTTGCCTTCAATAACTCCTATCAGAGTGTGGAAGCGGCGCTGGACGGACTTGGCCTGGCATACGTACCGGAAGACGTCGCTCTTCTTCATATCGCGGAGGGCCGTCTGAGACGCGTGCTGGAAGCCTTTTCGCCGCAATGGGATGGCTACCATCTCTACTATCCCAGCAGAAGGCAGTCCTCTCCAGCTTTCGTGGCGCTGGTGGACGCCCTGCGCCACCGAGCCTGA
- a CDS encoding L,D-transpeptidase family protein: MSSMKTVLPMSLLALAFSVGGAAARELRPEAINTASIASIGTAKPAPGDPDPAIVRLQVLLDRAGSSPGVIDGLSGENVDKAVAGFEAMNNLPVDGRLDPEVASRLEGNAAIVAPVVESYVVSAEDAKGLVDKIPEDYGEKAKMESLGYTSVAEKLSERFHMGIDLVNALNPASQFAPGDTVWVVTPGALREGKVKKIEANKKTGQVLAFAEDGSLLAVYPATIGSEDNPAPSGKHKVKGVARMPVYRYDPKRNFKQGKNDRVLTIPKGPNGPVGTVWIDLTEPTYGIHGTPEPKLIDKVGSHGCVRLTNWDAEELAGMVKPGVLVDFVNRSSATPK; encoded by the coding sequence TTGTCGTCCATGAAAACAGTCCTGCCGATGTCGCTGCTCGCTCTGGCCTTCTCCGTTGGCGGTGCCGCCGCGCGGGAGCTCCGACCCGAAGCAATCAATACCGCGTCGATTGCGTCCATTGGGACTGCGAAGCCTGCGCCGGGAGATCCAGACCCGGCGATCGTCCGCCTTCAGGTCCTGCTCGACCGTGCAGGCTCGTCTCCCGGCGTGATCGATGGCCTCTCCGGCGAAAACGTCGACAAGGCCGTGGCCGGCTTCGAGGCGATGAACAATCTTCCTGTCGATGGGAGGCTGGATCCAGAGGTCGCCTCCCGCCTTGAAGGCAATGCCGCCATCGTTGCCCCAGTCGTTGAAAGCTATGTCGTCTCGGCAGAGGATGCCAAAGGCCTCGTCGACAAGATCCCTGAAGACTATGGCGAGAAGGCGAAGATGGAGAGCTTGGGATATACCAGCGTTGCCGAGAAGTTATCCGAGCGATTCCACATGGGTATCGATCTGGTAAATGCGCTCAACCCGGCTTCGCAGTTTGCTCCCGGCGATACGGTGTGGGTCGTGACCCCCGGTGCTCTAAGGGAAGGAAAGGTCAAGAAGATCGAGGCCAACAAGAAGACGGGGCAGGTGCTGGCCTTTGCCGAAGATGGATCGCTTCTGGCAGTCTATCCCGCTACGATCGGAAGCGAAGACAATCCGGCGCCGTCAGGCAAGCACAAGGTCAAGGGCGTCGCAAGGATGCCGGTCTACCGGTATGACCCAAAGCGCAACTTCAAACAGGGAAAGAACGACAGGGTTCTGACAATCCCGAAAGGACCGAACGGTCCGGTCGGCACGGTCTGGATCGACCTGACCGAGCCGACCTATGGGATACATGGGACACCGGAGCCAAAGCTCATCGACAAGGTTGGCTCGCACGGTTGCGTGCGGCTGACGAATTGGGACGCCGAAGAACTGGCCGGCATGGTCAAGCCCGGTGTGCTGGTGGACTTCGTCAATCGAAGTTCAGCCACCCCGAAGTGA
- a CDS encoding response regulator transcription factor: MYIGNSLQDPPRKAEKCASDDPTVIVLSDDDALRSALQANIRSRGWRPDLYGSTIEFLKRPRADFLGCIVLDASLTDLTAPDLTHLICLHAVRCPVIVVTGHGGPAMTVNATKFRVIFVPRPCDLNALAEEIHAAIQATMEIGRLEDCYRTLTPREREVMKFVAEGLLNKQVAFELNISEITVKAHRGQVMRKMNARTLPHLVNMAAKLDIGAGLALV; encoded by the coding sequence ATGTACATTGGAAACTCTCTACAGGACCCGCCGCGCAAAGCAGAAAAATGCGCGTCAGACGATCCGACAGTGATCGTTTTGAGCGACGATGATGCTCTTCGTTCGGCCTTGCAAGCTAACATCCGCTCGCGGGGATGGCGACCGGATCTCTACGGTTCGACAATCGAATTCCTGAAACGCCCACGAGCGGACTTTCTCGGGTGCATCGTTCTCGACGCAAGTCTGACTGATCTGACCGCCCCTGATCTGACACACCTTATTTGTCTGCATGCAGTCCGTTGCCCGGTGATTGTTGTCACAGGTCATGGCGGTCCGGCGATGACCGTAAACGCAACGAAATTTCGGGTTATCTTCGTGCCAAGACCCTGCGACCTAAACGCTCTCGCGGAGGAAATTCATGCGGCCATACAAGCCACAATGGAAATAGGTCGCCTCGAAGATTGCTACCGAACGCTAACACCGCGGGAGCGAGAGGTCATGAAGTTCGTCGCCGAGGGTCTACTGAACAAGCAGGTGGCGTTCGAATTAAACATCAGCGAGATTACGGTGAAGGCTCACCGCGGTCAGGTTATGAGGAAGATGAACGCCCGGACCTTGCCGCACCTGGTAAATATGGCAGCGAAACTCGATATTGGCGCTGGCCTTGCATTAGTGTGA
- a CDS encoding ATP-binding protein: MGQIELGLFECCGWELDLAKRELRALGAPVPIGSRAFEILETLIVSAGEIVSKDELMKRVWPGLVVEDNTIQVHISAIRKALGKDRNLLKTISGRGYRILGDWTCHGEPANTRAPAPPMRLRSTESSFFTNIPASMSDLVGRQTTIAQVLNLISAYRVVTLTGPGGIGKTVLASEIARHLLPSLNGDAFFVELVSLSDPDLVPTTLAQTLDLHLQGDEISADLVARAIGARKMLLVIDNCEHVIDAAAAMVEAIVRACRNVSVLATSRELLRIEGEFAYRVPPLEVPASEDVGNALEHSAVQLFIARTRALLWDFAPSQEKLSAIAAICRHLDGIPLAIEFAAARAATLGIQQIAGRLDDRFVLLTGGRRTALPRHQTLRAALDWSYELLPETERQLLRNLAIFPAGFTLDAAVAVSGEAEAETALGISNLVSKSLVTFEGAETGPRWRLLETVRAYALEKLGDREHYQRTMRRLTKYFLSFFRPFSEERHLQAAIEEIGRYRREIDNVRAALRWALSPDGDGVLGARLAATTSDFWTAISLVSEAGDWAQKALEYIGEESGSRTEMVLRCALGFALIYTQGMSHRGREVLTGALQLAKEFDDFDYQQRVTCALWLFSARSMELEDALAFAREYEQVAKGRDLQSRATAAWLVGIPQTYQAEHQEAGERLEWAARHFPFDNRRKDMLRLGADVRTSSLAHNTVNLVSRGQLDTAVRTAEDSIREARETRQPFVLCVALAWAAAFVSLSLDEVHRAKEYGEELLDHAFQHGLRPFHAVGLCVTGSLASRAGKPRDGIDALRSGLGDMREAAYLLFYPFFLCELASAMQATGRFDEGLQEIENAFHFSKDKGYRWMVPEILRRKGEILAAQNTSDAFLVKNLFRQAMQQASAQGGIYWQIAAGNSLVEFLDGNGERCSARGILLPIYEQFTEGFSSAKLSRAKILIEGLG, translated from the coding sequence TTGGGACAGATCGAGTTAGGCCTATTCGAGTGCTGCGGTTGGGAGCTCGATCTCGCGAAGCGAGAGCTGCGTGCTTTGGGAGCCCCGGTCCCGATCGGTAGTCGGGCCTTCGAAATCCTGGAAACGCTTATCGTTTCGGCCGGCGAAATCGTATCCAAAGACGAGCTTATGAAGCGGGTCTGGCCAGGACTCGTTGTCGAGGACAATACGATTCAAGTTCACATATCGGCCATTCGCAAGGCGCTCGGCAAGGATAGGAACTTGCTGAAGACCATCTCGGGCCGAGGCTATCGGATTCTCGGTGATTGGACGTGCCACGGCGAACCAGCAAACACTCGGGCACCGGCGCCTCCCATGCGCTTGCGATCGACCGAGAGTTCATTTTTTACGAACATTCCTGCCTCAATGTCGGATCTGGTAGGCCGGCAGACGACCATCGCCCAGGTTCTGAACCTTATTTCTGCTTACCGTGTTGTGACTCTGACTGGCCCAGGCGGTATCGGAAAGACGGTGCTTGCGTCGGAAATCGCCCGCCACTTGCTACCATCGCTCAATGGTGACGCCTTCTTCGTCGAACTTGTATCCCTGTCTGATCCAGACCTCGTTCCGACCACCCTGGCTCAAACGCTGGATTTGCATCTTCAAGGAGATGAGATTTCCGCCGATCTGGTGGCGCGAGCCATCGGAGCGAGGAAGATGTTGTTGGTCATTGATAACTGCGAACATGTCATCGACGCGGCCGCTGCGATGGTCGAGGCGATCGTGCGCGCTTGCCGGAACGTATCGGTGCTCGCGACAAGTCGAGAGCTTCTGCGTATCGAAGGAGAATTCGCCTATCGCGTACCTCCGCTCGAGGTTCCTGCGAGCGAGGACGTCGGCAACGCCCTGGAACACAGCGCGGTCCAGCTCTTCATCGCCCGCACCCGCGCCTTGCTGTGGGATTTCGCGCCAAGCCAGGAGAAGCTGTCCGCTATCGCCGCAATATGTCGGCATCTGGACGGCATCCCACTTGCCATAGAATTTGCCGCCGCACGCGCTGCGACCCTTGGCATCCAACAGATCGCCGGCCGATTGGACGATCGCTTTGTACTCCTTACCGGCGGACGCAGGACGGCTCTGCCTCGTCACCAGACGTTACGTGCGGCGCTGGACTGGAGCTATGAATTGTTGCCGGAAACCGAACGCCAGCTTCTTCGCAATCTGGCGATATTCCCGGCCGGCTTTACCTTGGACGCCGCCGTGGCGGTCAGTGGGGAAGCCGAGGCGGAAACGGCCCTCGGAATCTCCAATCTTGTCTCGAAGTCGCTGGTGACATTCGAGGGGGCGGAAACAGGTCCTCGCTGGCGTCTACTCGAAACGGTGCGCGCTTACGCGCTCGAAAAGCTCGGGGATCGCGAACATTACCAACGCACCATGCGCAGGCTGACGAAGTATTTTCTTTCGTTCTTTCGCCCGTTTTCGGAGGAGCGTCATCTTCAGGCCGCGATCGAAGAAATTGGCCGCTATCGCCGGGAAATCGACAATGTGCGTGCCGCGTTGAGATGGGCTCTCTCGCCCGACGGGGACGGAGTTCTGGGCGCAAGACTCGCCGCCACCACGAGCGATTTCTGGACGGCCATATCGCTTGTTTCCGAAGCTGGCGACTGGGCGCAAAAGGCGCTCGAATATATCGGAGAAGAGAGCGGGAGCCGTACGGAGATGGTCCTGCGATGTGCCCTGGGATTTGCGCTGATCTATACCCAGGGCATGAGCCATCGCGGCAGGGAAGTGCTGACGGGCGCCCTCCAGCTGGCGAAAGAATTCGATGACTTTGACTACCAGCAGCGGGTGACATGCGCTCTATGGCTCTTTTCCGCCCGATCGATGGAATTGGAAGACGCGCTGGCTTTCGCTCGAGAATACGAGCAGGTAGCCAAGGGGCGAGATCTACAGTCGCGGGCTACGGCCGCATGGCTCGTGGGAATCCCTCAGACCTACCAGGCGGAGCACCAGGAAGCTGGCGAGCGCCTTGAATGGGCGGCGAGGCACTTTCCCTTCGACAATCGCCGCAAGGATATGCTGAGGCTAGGAGCAGACGTTCGGACGTCGTCCTTGGCCCACAATACAGTGAACCTGGTCTCACGGGGGCAATTGGATACGGCGGTTCGAACCGCAGAGGACTCCATCCGGGAAGCACGCGAAACACGGCAGCCCTTCGTCCTATGTGTCGCTCTTGCATGGGCGGCTGCCTTCGTTTCGCTTAGCCTTGACGAAGTGCATCGAGCCAAAGAGTACGGCGAGGAATTGCTCGATCACGCATTCCAGCATGGCCTGCGCCCTTTTCACGCGGTGGGCTTGTGCGTCACGGGCAGTCTGGCGTCCAGGGCAGGCAAGCCCAGAGATGGGATCGATGCACTTCGATCTGGCCTCGGCGACATGCGTGAAGCAGCATACCTGCTATTCTATCCCTTTTTCCTGTGCGAGCTCGCGTCCGCGATGCAGGCCACGGGCCGTTTCGATGAGGGCCTTCAGGAAATCGAAAATGCTTTTCATTTCTCAAAGGACAAGGGCTACCGCTGGATGGTGCCCGAGATCCTGAGAAGGAAGGGGGAGATATTGGCAGCTCAGAACACCAGCGATGCCTTTTTGGTCAAGAACCTATTCCGGCAGGCGATGCAACAGGCCTCGGCACAAGGCGGTATCTATTGGCAAATTGCAGCAGGCAACAGCCTCGTTGAGTTCCTCGATGGGAATGGTGAACGCTGCTCGGCTCGCGGCATCCTCCTTCCGATCTACGAGCAGTTCACGGAAGGGTTTTCCAGCGCCAAACTGTCACGAGCAAAGATCCTGATTGAGGGGCTAGGTTGA
- a CDS encoding VOC family protein — protein sequence MTIQERNVAVTNGLSDKVDMKLEVVVIPVSDVDRAKSFYTGLGWRLDADVSGEGGFRVVQVTPPGSPCSVIFGSGLTSADPGSAQGLHLIVSDIETARTAVASRGAKVSGVFHDEGGVFHHKNDEGRLAGPHPSRSSYSSFASFSDPDGNGWVFQEVTARLPGRIEATGALFASASDLANALKRAAAAHGEHEKRDGGRHDEAWPDWYAEYMVAEQSGSTLPA from the coding sequence GTGACCATCCAAGAGCGCAACGTAGCCGTTACGAACGGACTGTCAGACAAAGTCGACATGAAGCTCGAAGTTGTTGTTATTCCGGTGTCCGACGTCGACCGGGCAAAGAGTTTCTATACAGGTCTCGGCTGGAGGCTGGATGCCGACGTATCTGGCGAGGGCGGCTTTCGGGTCGTTCAGGTCACTCCCCCTGGTTCGCCATGTTCCGTCATTTTTGGCAGTGGCCTCACGTCCGCGGACCCAGGTTCCGCGCAGGGGCTCCACCTCATCGTCTCCGACATCGAGACGGCGCGGACCGCCGTTGCTTCGCGTGGCGCCAAAGTAAGCGGCGTCTTCCACGACGAGGGTGGCGTATTCCACCACAAGAACGATGAAGGCCGCCTCGCAGGTCCCCACCCCTCGCGCAGCAGCTATTCCTCTTTCGCATCCTTCTCCGATCCGGATGGCAACGGTTGGGTGTTCCAGGAGGTGACCGCACGCCTTCCCGGACGCATCGAAGCAACCGGCGCCTTGTTTGCCTCTGCAAGCGATCTCGCCAACGCTCTAAAGAGGGCTGCTGCCGCACACGGCGAGCATGAGAAACGCGACGGCGGCCGCCACGATGAAGCCTGGCCCGATTGGTACGCTGAATACATGGTCGCCGAGCAGTCCGGATCTACGTTGCCCGCGTAG
- a CDS encoding isochorismatase family cysteine hydrolase has protein sequence MTPLSYDPDNTGLVVVDPYNDFISEGGKIWPRIKDVAEANNCVPHMLEVLTTARAAKFRVFFAMHHRFREGDYENWKYLAPIQRAAWHRRSFEYGTWGGEFRAEFVPAPGEIVASEHWCSSGFANTDLDLELKRHSIQRIIVIGLVAHTCIEATVRFAAELGYDVTVVRDAVADYSDEMMHAALEINMPNYASAIVTTHDIVAALAV, from the coding sequence ATGACACCCTTGTCCTATGATCCTGACAACACCGGCTTGGTGGTGGTCGACCCCTATAACGATTTCATCTCCGAGGGCGGCAAAATCTGGCCTCGTATCAAGGACGTTGCGGAAGCGAACAACTGCGTTCCGCACATGCTCGAAGTTCTGACAACCGCACGCGCTGCGAAATTTCGCGTATTCTTCGCCATGCATCACCGGTTTCGCGAGGGAGACTACGAGAATTGGAAATACCTCGCTCCCATACAACGGGCAGCTTGGCACCGCAGGAGTTTCGAGTACGGCACCTGGGGCGGCGAATTCCGCGCCGAGTTCGTTCCGGCGCCAGGTGAGATCGTCGCGTCGGAACACTGGTGCTCAAGCGGCTTTGCCAACACCGATCTCGATCTGGAACTGAAGCGGCACAGCATCCAGAGGATTATCGTCATCGGCCTGGTCGCCCATACCTGTATCGAAGCCACGGTCCGCTTTGCGGCCGAACTCGGTTATGACGTCACAGTGGTCAGAGACGCAGTTGCGGACTACTCGGACGAGATGATGCACGCGGCTCTGGAAATCAACATGCCCAACTACGCCAGTGCGATCGTGACCACGCATGACATCGTGGCCGCTCTTGCGGTTTGA
- a CDS encoding enoyl-CoA hydratase/isomerase family protein — MKIRSSERFQSQLVPGIVALSSKFLTAATLVMLPALALAGQSPAPVKADSTAQSKPASDTAQKSEVKVDKRTPAYWRVTFDNPPFNIFGPETIPQLEKVIADIETDPGLRVVVFDSDVPGFFLTHYNFTPPLEESTSLPSGRTGLHPLPDMLVRLSKAPVVSIALIRGRATGVGSELALASDMRFASREKAILSQWEVGAGFVPGGGPMARLPRLMGRGRALEVLLGSDDVNGDLAEQYGYVNRSFPDDKLDPFVDALAKRISGFDRQAIADTKRLVDFASLPSDPEIGAGWDAFISSVQRPVAQKNIGRLMGIGLQTNSDIESRLGHYTQTLADK, encoded by the coding sequence ATGAAGATCAGATCATCGGAAAGGTTCCAGTCCCAGCTGGTTCCGGGCATCGTCGCCCTCTCGTCCAAGTTCCTTACAGCCGCGACGCTCGTGATGCTCCCGGCACTTGCGCTCGCCGGTCAGTCGCCGGCTCCTGTCAAGGCTGACAGTACGGCTCAATCGAAGCCGGCATCCGACACCGCGCAAAAGTCCGAGGTCAAAGTTGACAAGAGGACGCCGGCCTACTGGCGGGTCACATTCGACAACCCTCCATTCAACATCTTTGGTCCGGAGACCATTCCGCAGCTCGAAAAAGTCATTGCCGACATCGAGACGGATCCAGGCCTTCGGGTCGTCGTGTTCGACAGTGACGTGCCGGGCTTCTTCCTGACGCATTACAACTTCACGCCACCTCTGGAGGAGTCGACAAGCCTTCCGTCGGGGCGCACCGGCCTTCATCCTCTTCCGGACATGCTGGTGCGATTGAGCAAGGCGCCGGTCGTATCCATCGCGTTGATCCGAGGACGGGCCACGGGAGTCGGAAGTGAACTCGCCCTGGCGAGCGACATGCGTTTTGCCAGCCGAGAAAAGGCCATCCTGTCACAATGGGAAGTCGGCGCTGGCTTCGTTCCGGGCGGCGGTCCGATGGCACGCCTTCCCAGACTCATGGGCAGAGGGCGCGCGCTTGAAGTGCTGCTCGGATCGGACGACGTCAATGGCGACCTTGCGGAGCAGTACGGTTACGTCAACCGTTCGTTCCCTGACGACAAACTCGATCCGTTCGTCGACGCTCTGGCGAAGCGGATCTCCGGTTTCGACCGGCAGGCCATCGCGGATACGAAACGACTTGTCGACTTCGCCAGCCTTCCGTCCGACCCCGAGATTGGCGCCGGCTGGGACGCCTTCATCAGCTCGGTCCAGCGGCCCGTCGCGCAGAAGAATATCGGGCGGTTGATGGGCATAGGCCTGCAGACGAATTCCGACATCGAATCGAGGCTCGGCCACTACACGCAGACCTTGGCCGACAAGTAG